TACACCGGCCGGATGACGTCGTACTCGCGTCCGTGGCGCAACAGCCCCAGCAAGGCGTCCACGGTGATGGTGAAGCTGCGGGACGGCTGGCGCGTGGTGTCGGGGCCGGGCAACGGGAACAGCAGCGGCAATCTGAAGGTGACCTGCGTCGACGGCCGCCCGGTGGAGTTCCGCCTCCGCCGCGCCTGACCGACGGGACGGCCCCGGACGCCCGCGCGAGGTGTCCGGGGCCGATTCACGGTCGGTCAGCGCGCGTCAGCTCACCAGCGTTCGGTGACGGTCGGGTTGGCGCGGCACCCGACGTTGTCCACCTGGATGCCCCGGGACGACTTGCCCGGCTCCGTCACGTAGCCCCGAACGGTGACGCAGCGGGAGGCCGTTCCGGTCACCTTCACGGGGCCGGCGTAGTAGGAGTACGAGCCGGTCTGCGAGCCCGCGTCGGTGAAGGAGACGCCGCTGCACCCGCCGGTGAACGAGCGGCACTTCGCGATCTGGACGCCCGTGGCGGACTTCACCCCCCACAACCGGTTGCTGTGCCGCATGCAGGCGCTGTTCGTGCCGCCGTTGGCGGAGGAGTAGTAGACGTCCAACTCGCCGATCTTGTCCCCGCGCGTGCTGTGGACGGCGAAGCTGCCGGTCAGCGAGCCGGTGCAATTCGCGGCGGCGTCCGCGGTGGGGGCGGTCGAGAACAGGACGCCCGCGCTGCCGAGCAGCAGGAAGAGCGACAGGACACAGGTGCGGAGGACTTTCATGGGGGTAACTCCTGACTCGAGGGGGTGATGCAGCCGGAGACGCAGCCGGGTGGCCGTGCCCGCGGGGTGGCCGAAGCCGCCGCCACCGCCCGACTGTAGGCCCGGCGGCGTCCGAGGGGAACCCTCCCGGGAGGGCGGGTGAGTTGACCCGGCGCGACCTGTGCCGGTGGACTGGGCGCATGAGCTCACCGGCGATCGTCCCGCCCCGGCGCCGAGGTGACCTGCCCACGATCCGGCGGCGGATCGAACTGCTGAGCTTCGGCTTCGCGGTGGTGGCGTTCGCGTTCTGGTTCGGGATGGTGCTCAACGAGCCGCACGAGGCGTTCCGCATCGACGTGTTCGTCTACCGGGGTGGCGTCGAGGCGATCCTCGCCGGACGCCCGCTGTACGAGCCGGTCTACGGCCCGCTGTTCTTCGTCTACCCGCCGTTCGCGGCGCTGCTGTTCCTGCCGATGGCGCTGTTGAACGACACCCTGCTCAGCGCCGCGATGATCTCGCTCAACCTGCTGCTGGTGATCTGGACGGTCGGCGTCACCTCGCGCGAGGCCCGCGGCGCGGGCACGGTCATCACCCGCGGCACCGCCGCCTGCCTCGGCATCGGCTTCACGTTCCTGCTCGTGCCGCTGGCCGACACCATGTGGCTGGGCCAGATCAACATCCTGCTCATGGCGCTCGTCGTCGCCGACCTGATCGCCGTCTCGCGCGGGGCGAAGTGGGCCGGCATCGCGATCGGGATCGCGGCCGGGATCAAGCTGACGCCGCTGCTGTTCGTCGTCCTGCTGCTGTGGTCGCGGCGCTGGCGTCCGGCCGGCCTGGCGCTGGGGACCTTCGCCGTCACGGTCGCGCTCGGCTTCGTCGCCCTGCCCCGCGACGCCCTCACGTTCTGGACCGTCGCGCTGACCGACACCCGGCGGATCGCCCCGTCGGAGTGGATCGTCAATCAGTCCTTCGACGGCGTCGTCGCCCGGTTCTGGCCGGACGCCCCGGGCTGGGTCTGGCTCGTGGGGGCCGCGCTGGTCTGCGGGTTGGCGATCCTGCTCGGCGGGCGGCTGCTGAACCGCCGGCTGCCGATCCTGGCCGCCGCGGTCGTCGGCGTCGCGTCCGCGTTCGCGGCGCCCTTCTCGTGGGAGCATCACTGGATCTGGCTGGTCATCCTGTGCTGGTGGCCGCTGTGCGCCGCCATCGTCGGCTTCGTCAACCGGGACCGGCGCTGGCCCTGGTGGGCGGCCGGCGCCCTGTTCGTGACGCTGCTGACCGCCCGCTACGACGACGGACACGGCCGCGCCATCGGCGTCTTCGCGTTCGGCGGCGACGACCCCGACTCGTTGTGGACCATGGCCTACCCGCTGGGCGCGGTCGTCGTGCTGGCCGCGCTGACGGTCGCCGAACTCATCGGCCATCCCAGCCGGACGCCGCAGGTCGACCCGGGTCAGCCACCCGGGGCCTGAGCAGCGTCGCCGCGGCGTCCGAGGCCGTTCCGAGGGGCCTTCGGGTGGAACACGCGGCGGGCGGCGCGCCGCGTCACGCACAATGGAGGCTGACCCGCTTGAAGGAGCTTCATGATCGTCCACGTTTTCGCGCTCACCGCACCGGTGGAGCCGACCGCCGTCTGGCGGCACTGGGTGGACGTCGATCAGTGGCCCGACCACTTCCCGGGGCTGAAGACCGCCAAGCTGAACGGCCCCGTCGCCGTCGGCGCGGTCGGCCTGGTCAAGCCGCTGCGCGGGGGCGCTGGTCCTTCCGGATCGCCGAGGTCGACCGCTCCAAGAAGCGCTTCGCGATCGAGCGCAAGCTGCTCTTCACGACGCTGCGGTTCTCGTTCGCGCTCGATCGCCCCGAGGAGATCGAGGACGGCGACACCCTCGAGCCGCAGCTCCCGAGCGATCCGGACACCTGGACGGCGACCTACACGGTCACCCTCAAGGGCACCCTGGCCGCGATCTACGACCGCACGGCCGCGCGGCCCATCGCCCGGCAGCTGGAGCGGCTGGCCGCCAGCGTGGCCGAGTCGTCCCCGCCGCAAGACTGATCAGCGCGCCGCCGGCAGGGGCTCAGGACGCGTCGTAGGGCTCGTAGGGCAGGTCGGGGAACGCCCGGGCGACACCCGCGTTGCGGATCGTGCCGTCCTGCACGTTGAGCCCCTTCGCCAGCGCCGGGTCGGCCGCCAGCGCCTCGCGCCAGCCGGCCTTCGCGATCCGCAGCACGTAGGGCAGCGTCGCGTTCGTCAGGGCCCACGTGGACGTGTTCGGCACGGCGCCGGGCATGTTGGCGACGCAGTAGAACACCGACTGGTGCACCATGAACGTCGGATCGTCGTGCGTCGTCGGATGGGAGTCCTCGAAGCAGCCGCCCTGGTCGATGGCCACGTCCACCAGCACCGATCCGGGCTTCATGTGGGCCACCATCTCGTTGGTCACCAGCTTGGGCGCGCGCTCGCCTGGCAGCAGGACGGTCCCGATCACCATGTCGGCGCCCAGCACCTGCTCCCGCACCGCCATGTCGGTCGACATGATCCCGCTGACCCGGTTGTCGTAGCGCCAGAACGTCTGCCGCAGCTTCTCCAGGTCGGTGTCGAGGATCGTCACGTCGGCGCCCATGCCGAGGGCGACGTTGGCCGCGTTCTGGCCGGCCGTCCCGCCGCCCAGCACGACGACCTTCGCGTTCTGGACGCCGCCGACGCACCCCATCAGGACGCCGCGGCCACCCTGGGCCTTCATCATCGCGTGGGCGCCGACCTGCGGCGCGAGGCAGCCCGCCACCTCCGACATGGGGTAGAGCAGCGGCAGCAGCCCGCTGGGCAGCTGCACGGTCTCGTACGCGATCGCGGTGGTCCGGGCGTCGATGAGCGCCTGGGTCAGCGGCTCGTCGGCGGCCAGGTGCAGGTAGGTGAACAGCACCAGGTCGTCGCGCAGCAGCCCGAACTCCTCCTCGATGGGCTCCTTGACCTTGAGCACCATCTCGCCGGCCGCCCACGTCTCCTCGGCGGTGGGCAGCACGGTGGCCCCCGCCGTCACGTAGGCCTCGTCCGGCATGGACGAGCCGACCCCGGCCCCCGCCTGGACGAAGACCTCGTGACCCTTGCGCACCAGCTCGTCGACGCCGACCGGCGTGATCGCGACCCGGTACTCATGGACCTTGATCTCGGTGGGGACCGCGATGCGCATGGCTTCTACCCTCCGGACTTGCGGCGGAAGGTGCGCTTGCCGCCCTGCTGACCGTGGGGGCCTCCGGCCGCCTTGCGCTTGTTCTCACCACCGGCCGCACTGCCGTGCTGGGCGGCGCGCTTGGCCTCCAGCGCCGCACGCATCTGCTCCTTGGGATCGGGGGTGGAGTCTGCCTGCTTCGCCGCGTCACTCATTCCCTCACCTTGGCACCTCCCCTCGGCGGCGTCCAGTGGCGGGGGTGGCACCATAGGCGCATGACCCTCTACAGCGCCGGCCTCCTGCCGTACACGTGTGACGAGGGCGCGCTGCGGGTGTTCATCGTCCACATGGGTGGGCCGTTCTGGGGACACCGCGACCAGGGCGGATGGTCCCTGGCCAAGGGCATGTACGTCCCGGGGAGGAGTCTCCGACGGACGCGGCGCGCCGCGAGTTCCTCGAGGAGGTGGGCGTCCCCGCACCCCCCGGCGACCTGCTGGACCTCGGCGAGGTCCGGCTGAGCTCGGGCAAGCGCGTGCACGGGTTCGCCGTCGGGGCCACCCTCGACCTGGCGTTCGTGTCCAGCAACACCTTCGAGGTCGAGTGGCCGCGCCGGTCCGGCCGGATGCAGACCTACCCCGAGGTGGACCGCGCCGGCTGGTTCGACCTCGCGAAGGCCCGCACCCGCCTCACGCAGGGCCAGGTCCCGTTCCTGGACCGGCTGCGCGAGGCGCTGCAGGTGATGCCTACCTGATCATCCCCGTGATCTCCACGGTCAGTTGCTTGGCAGCCGCCGCGGGCGTCTGCCGGTCGAACCGGACCTCCTGCAGCGCCCGCGCGATCGAGTTCTGGCTGTCCGCCGCACCCTCGGGCTGGATCGTGGGCGAGGGGAGCGTAATGTCCTTCCCGGCCTGGGCCAGCCACTCCACGATGTACTTGTCGGTGGCGGACAGGTCGGCCTCCATCGCCGAGAGCGCCGCCTCGGACGAGGGGACGCCGCGGTTCAACTGCTGGATCTTGGCGGCCTGAGGGCTGTTG
Above is a window of Propioniciclava coleopterorum DNA encoding:
- a CDS encoding DUF5302 domain-containing protein; this encodes MSDAAKQADSTPDPKEQMRAALEAKRAAQHGSAAGGENKRKAAGGPHGQQGGKRTFRRKSGG
- a CDS encoding glycosyltransferase 87 family protein, giving the protein MSSPAIVPPRRRGDLPTIRRRIELLSFGFAVVAFAFWFGMVLNEPHEAFRIDVFVYRGGVEAILAGRPLYEPVYGPLFFVYPPFAALLFLPMALLNDTLLSAAMISLNLLLVIWTVGVTSREARGAGTVITRGTAACLGIGFTFLLVPLADTMWLGQINILLMALVVADLIAVSRGAKWAGIAIGIAAGIKLTPLLFVVLLLWSRRWRPAGLALGTFAVTVALGFVALPRDALTFWTVALTDTRRIAPSEWIVNQSFDGVVARFWPDAPGWVWLVGAALVCGLAILLGGRLLNRRLPILAAAVVGVASAFAAPFSWEHHWIWLVILCWWPLCAAIVGFVNRDRRWPWWAAGALFVTLLTARYDDGHGRAIGVFAFGGDDPDSLWTMAYPLGAVVVLAALTVAELIGHPSRTPQVDPGQPPGA
- a CDS encoding NUDIX domain-containing protein, whose product is MVPGQGHVRPGEESPTDAARREFLEEVGVPAPPGDLLDLGEVRLSSGKRVHGFAVGATLDLAFVSSNTFEVEWPRRSGRMQTYPEVDRAGWFDLAKARTRLTQGQVPFLDRLREALQVMPT
- the ald gene encoding alanine dehydrogenase — translated: MRIAVPTEIKVHEYRVAITPVGVDELVRKGHEVFVQAGAGVGSSMPDEAYVTAGATVLPTAEETWAAGEMVLKVKEPIEEEFGLLRDDLVLFTYLHLAADEPLTQALIDARTTAIAYETVQLPSGLLPLLYPMSEVAGCLAPQVGAHAMMKAQGGRGVLMGCVGGVQNAKVVVLGGGTAGQNAANVALGMGADVTILDTDLEKLRQTFWRYDNRVSGIMSTDMAVREQVLGADMVIGTVLLPGERAPKLVTNEMVAHMKPGSVLVDVAIDQGGCFEDSHPTTHDDPTFMVHQSVFYCVANMPGAVPNTSTWALTNATLPYVLRIAKAGWREALAADPALAKGLNVQDGTIRNAGVARAFPDLPYEPYDAS